The following are from one region of the Gadus chalcogrammus isolate NIFS_2021 chromosome 19, NIFS_Gcha_1.0, whole genome shotgun sequence genome:
- the LOC130372191 gene encoding 60S ribosomal protein L37 — protein sequence MCYTGNSTDCFYCGTASCFFLFSLGHRKKMTKGTSSFGKRRNKTHALCRRCGSKAYHLQKSACGKCGYPEKRKRKYNWSAKAKRRNTTGTGRLRHLKVVYRRFRNGFREGTTPKPRRAAVAASSSS from the exons ATGTGTTACACCGGAAATTCTACGGATTGCTTTTATTGCGGCACCGCTTCCTGTTTCTTCCTCTTTTCCCTTGGCCACCGGAAGAAAATG ACGAAGGGAACCTCTTCCTTTGGAAAGCGTCGTAATAAGACGCACGCCCTGTGCCGGCGTTGCGGGTCCAAAGCCTACCATCTGCAGAAGTCTGCCTGCGGAAAGTGTGGCTACCCCGAGAAGCGCAAGAGAAAGT ATAACTGGAGTGCCAAGGCCAAGAGGAGGAACACCACTGGCACTGGTCGCCTGAGGCACCTGAAGGTGGTCTACCGTAGATTCAG GAATGGATTCCGGGAAGGTACCACCCCCAAACCCAGACGTGCTGCGGTGGCTGCCTCCAGCTCATCCTAA
- the LOC130372185 gene encoding phosducin-like protein, whose amino-acid sequence MTTLDDKLLGEKLQYYYSSSEGEGSDDEEEEDEAKTIRNPDVLEPEIEYSADGSAVNTGPKGVINDWRKYKQLEVEQRQEQKKEMERLIKKLSMTCRSDLDLENDKEKQKALEEKIAGKMTLQEYNMLQEQEDDEDFLQHYRTQRIEQMRRQLGRGKRFAQVLDLESGEEFLEALDNEDKSTLVMIHIYEHEVPGCEAMRGSLLCLAQEYPLVKFCCVRSGAISTSALFRGSALPALLVYKAGDLIGNFVRVTDQLGEDFFAVDVEALLQEYGLLPDKPATVMPKTIRNGAIVQHLHEDDDSDLEID is encoded by the exons ATGACGACACTGGACGATAAACTTCTTGGGGAAAAGCTCCAGTACTACTACAGCAGCAGCGAAGGCGAGGGCAgcgacgatgaggaggaggaggatgaagccAAGACCATCCGTAACCCTGATGTGCTGGAGCCGGAGATAGAGTACAGCGCTGATGGCAGTGCCGTCAACACAG GCCCGAAGGGGGTGATCAACGACTGGAGGAAATACAAGCagttggaggtggagcagaggcaggagcagaagaaggagatggagaggttgATCAAGAAGCTGTCCATGACCTGCCGCTCAGACCTCGACCTGGAGAACGACAAGGAGAAGCAGAAGGCGCTTGAAGAAAAGATTGCTGGGAAA ATGACCCTGCAGGAGTACAACATgctgcaggagcaggaggacgacgaggactTCCTGCAGCACTATCGCACGCAGCGCATCGAGCAGATGCGCCGGCAGCTGGGCCGCGGGAAGCGCTTTGCGCAGGTCCTGGACCTGGAGAGTGGGGAGGAGTTCCTGGAAGCCCTGGACAACGAGGACAAGAGCACGCTGGTGATGATCCACATCTACGAGCACGAGGTGCCGGGTTGCGAGGCCATGCGCGGCAGCCTGCTCTGCCTGGCGCAGGAGTACCCGCTGGTCAAGTTCTGCTGCGTGCGCAGCGGGGCCATCAGCACCAGCGCCCTGTTCCGGGGCAGCGCCCTGCCCGCGCTGCTGGTGTACAAGGCCGGAGACCTGATCGGGAACTTCGTGCGGGTCACTGACCAGCTGGGGGAGGACTTCTTTGCCGTGGACGTGGAGGCCCTGCTGCAGGAGTACGGCCTTCTGCCCGACAAACCGGCCACCGTCATGCCCAAGACCATCCGCAACGGGGCCATCGTGCAGCACCTCCATGAGGACGACGACTCCGATCTGGAGATAGACTAG